One part of the Paenibacillus silvisoli genome encodes these proteins:
- a CDS encoding aldo/keto reductase family protein → MKYRKLGGTGLKVSEISLGSWLTYGGYVERENAVNAIKTAYELGINFFDTANVYERGAAEELVGEALKAYPRESYVLATKVFGQMGDGPNDRGLSRKHIIEQANASLKRLGHDYVDLYYCHRYDPETPLEETLRALDDLVRQGKVLYVGVSEWQASQMAEALGIADRFLLDRIVVNQPIYNMFERYIEKEVIPLGERSGIGQVVFSPLAQGLLTGKYTSAADLPADSRAAKLEWVRKGITDEKIEKVRKLEGISQELEISVGNLALAWILRQPNVASALVGASRPEQVTENAKASGIELSQDIIDRIEEILSN, encoded by the coding sequence ATGAAATACCGGAAACTGGGCGGGACAGGCCTAAAGGTAAGCGAAATCAGTTTGGGCAGCTGGCTGACATACGGCGGCTACGTCGAGCGCGAAAATGCGGTCAATGCGATCAAAACGGCCTACGAGCTCGGCATCAATTTCTTTGATACGGCGAACGTATACGAGCGTGGCGCGGCAGAGGAGCTTGTCGGGGAAGCGCTGAAAGCATACCCGCGCGAATCGTACGTGCTGGCGACCAAAGTATTCGGACAGATGGGGGACGGACCGAACGATCGCGGTTTGTCGAGAAAGCATATTATCGAACAAGCAAATGCAAGCCTGAAGCGGCTCGGCCATGATTATGTGGACCTCTATTACTGCCACCGCTACGATCCGGAGACGCCGCTCGAGGAGACGCTGCGAGCGCTGGACGATTTGGTACGGCAGGGCAAAGTGCTGTACGTCGGCGTCAGCGAATGGCAGGCTTCGCAAATGGCGGAAGCGCTTGGCATCGCGGACCGCTTCCTGCTGGACCGCATCGTCGTCAACCAGCCTATCTACAACATGTTCGAGCGTTACATCGAGAAGGAAGTCATTCCGCTGGGCGAGCGCAGCGGCATCGGACAGGTTGTATTCTCGCCGCTGGCGCAAGGGCTGCTGACCGGTAAATATACGTCGGCCGCAGACCTTCCGGCCGATAGCCGCGCCGCTAAGCTGGAGTGGGTGCGCAAAGGCATTACCGACGAGAAGATCGAGAAGGTACGCAAGCTGGAAGGCATCTCCCAAGAGCTGGAGATCAGCGTTGGAAATCTCGCTCTGGCCTGGATTCTCCGTCAGCCTAACGTCGCAAGCGCGCTTGTCGGAGCAAGCCGTCCGGAGCAAGTCACGGAGAATGCCAAAGCATCGGGTATTGAGCTTAGCCAAGATATAATAGACCGAATCGAAGAAATTTTGAGTAACTAA
- a CDS encoding HD domain-containing protein, which produces MTNFIADIKIPDSKLAVEAAELLREHGDDLLWNHSNRVYLFAAMRGSQNQMKYDAELLYISSLFHDIGLTPAFRSPDKRFEVDGANAARDFLKSRGVPEESIRLVWDAVALHTTIGIVEYKEPEAALMNFGVGYDVVGKNFELISAEARQQVVEAFPRNGFKRNILHAFMEGFKHKPETTYGTINADVCELLLPGYKRPNFCHHVLHSKWEE; this is translated from the coding sequence TTGACGAATTTTATCGCTGATATTAAGATTCCCGACAGCAAATTAGCCGTTGAGGCTGCTGAATTATTGCGTGAGCATGGCGACGACCTTCTCTGGAACCACTCGAACCGGGTATATTTGTTTGCGGCTATGAGGGGCAGCCAGAATCAAATGAAATACGATGCTGAATTGCTATATATCAGCTCGCTTTTTCATGATATCGGACTTACGCCCGCTTTCCGGAGCCCGGACAAACGCTTTGAAGTCGATGGAGCTAATGCCGCCCGCGATTTTCTTAAAAGCCGCGGCGTGCCGGAGGAATCCATACGGCTTGTATGGGATGCCGTTGCCCTGCATACGACCATCGGAATCGTCGAATATAAGGAACCCGAAGCAGCGCTTATGAATTTCGGCGTCGGTTATGATGTGGTAGGGAAGAACTTCGAGCTCATCTCGGCCGAAGCGCGGCAGCAGGTCGTCGAGGCATTTCCGCGCAACGGGTTCAAGCGCAACATCCTTCATGCATTCATGGAAGGATTCAAACACAAGCCGGAAACGACATACGGCACGATTAACGCCGACGTGTGCGAGCTGCTGCTTCCGGGCTATAAGCGCCCCAACTTCTGCCATCATGTCCTACATTCCAAATGGGAGGAGTAA
- a CDS encoding Ger(x)C family spore germination protein has protein sequence MPFKKLLAIMLAAGLLTGCSDQRVVNEIHIVQTMGLDALKQGLNCTVLIGSFKKKGETDLQALSTAADSMYEIVPRLNVMAKHRIEYGQLGMVLFGQSYAERGIGTVLESLCRNPKISSSLMLGVTDTTASELLAKTRKSRDAYYLHGMIEQNVKNGNLPRNNLQTAIFNYFGEGRDLFLPHFKLDGEDIRIDGLALFRDDKMMATMEIRKAFFLKLMMQNTKNGHILVPLAGAGNTEDPYIQFTSAGSKAVYRLNRLKPTPSVRIDVRLHAQAKQYPASVDFESIEQVARLEKDTGVYIEKELRKVVAFCQTNGVDPAGIGDFVRSKSNNWSAEQFRAIYPKMEVNVNVDFTIVQPVLTQ, from the coding sequence TTGCCATTCAAAAAGCTACTTGCCATCATGCTGGCCGCGGGCTTGCTCACGGGCTGCAGCGATCAGAGAGTCGTGAACGAGATCCATATCGTCCAAACGATGGGTCTGGATGCCTTGAAGCAGGGATTGAACTGCACGGTGCTTATCGGGAGCTTCAAGAAAAAGGGAGAGACCGACCTTCAAGCGCTGAGTACGGCGGCAGACAGCATGTACGAAATCGTTCCGCGATTAAACGTGATGGCGAAACACAGGATCGAGTACGGCCAACTGGGTATGGTGCTCTTCGGACAAAGCTATGCCGAGCGCGGTATCGGGACGGTCTTGGAAAGCCTCTGCCGCAATCCCAAAATATCCAGCAGCTTGATGCTCGGGGTGACGGATACGACTGCCTCGGAGCTGTTAGCCAAAACGCGAAAATCGCGCGACGCCTATTATTTGCACGGCATGATCGAGCAAAACGTCAAGAACGGCAATTTGCCGAGAAATAATTTGCAAACGGCGATATTCAATTATTTCGGCGAAGGCCGAGACCTGTTCTTGCCGCATTTCAAGTTGGATGGGGAAGATATCCGCATCGATGGCTTGGCGTTATTCAGAGACGACAAAATGATGGCGACGATGGAGATCCGAAAGGCCTTCTTCCTAAAGCTCATGATGCAAAACACGAAGAACGGGCATATTTTAGTGCCTTTAGCAGGGGCAGGCAACACGGAAGATCCATATATTCAATTTACGAGCGCAGGCTCCAAAGCGGTTTACCGCTTGAATCGGCTCAAGCCGACACCTTCGGTCCGCATCGATGTACGGCTGCATGCGCAAGCCAAACAATACCCGGCCAGCGTCGATTTCGAATCCATCGAACAAGTAGCCAGGCTAGAAAAGGATACCGGCGTCTACATAGAAAAAGAACTGCGGAAGGTTGTTGCCTTCTGCCAAACAAACGGGGTCGATCCCGCAGGCATCGGCGACTTTGTCCGAAGCAAATCGAACAATTGGAGCGCCGAGCAATTCCGGGCGATATACCCGAAAATGGAAGTGAACGTGAACGTTGATTTTACGATCGTCCAACCCGTATTGACCCAATAA
- a CDS encoding PspA/IM30 family protein: MGILKRVKDVFLAETNELIDKCEKPLHMVNQYMREFSVELEKGQRALAHQLFIEKRQAALIANAESAVEKRDRQARLAVGQGEDQIAKLALQEKLLQEKKLAVYREQYATIQEQTKQLEERIAQLLVQSEEYNHRRLLLQSRVNVASSLKELNKSVVSFQTDGIVKGFARAEEKVLMIEAELEAMQHFNAPAKRSAPQYLDPTLTAEIEASLAQLKHQPAAE, from the coding sequence ATGGGAATCCTCAAACGCGTTAAAGATGTGTTTCTTGCCGAAACGAACGAGCTGATCGATAAATGCGAGAAGCCGCTACATATGGTGAATCAATATATGCGGGAATTCAGCGTTGAACTGGAGAAAGGGCAGCGGGCGCTGGCGCACCAGCTGTTTATTGAGAAGCGGCAAGCGGCGCTGATCGCCAATGCCGAGTCGGCCGTCGAGAAACGGGACCGCCAAGCGAGGCTTGCGGTAGGCCAGGGCGAGGATCAGATCGCGAAGCTTGCTTTGCAGGAGAAGCTGCTGCAGGAGAAGAAGCTGGCCGTTTACCGCGAGCAGTACGCGACGATCCAGGAACAAACAAAGCAGCTTGAGGAGCGCATCGCTCAGCTGCTGGTGCAATCGGAAGAATACAATCACCGCCGGCTGCTGCTCCAATCCCGGGTGAATGTGGCAAGCTCTCTAAAGGAGCTGAATAAAAGCGTCGTATCGTTTCAGACGGACGGCATTGTCAAAGGGTTCGCCCGCGCGGAGGAAAAGGTGCTGATGATCGAGGCGGAGCTGGAAGCCATGCAGCATTTTAACGCGCCGGCAAAACGGTCCGCGCCGCAGTATCTTGATCCGACGCTAACGGCGGAGATCGAAGCGTCGCTGGCCCAATTGAAGCATCAGCCGGCAGCAGAATAA
- a CDS encoding VOC family protein, translating to MSSIVKEIVLGIPVTKSGNFDEYEKAIEWYVNVLGFELIWKMGIASLKLANGQEILLFGEEEDENGIWYTGNVKLHPHYSIQFTTDNIEQLQSDMIRSGVKTGDILQIGGPGRVMMFFDPYGNRFWASEE from the coding sequence ATGAGCAGCATCGTGAAAGAAATCGTCCTCGGCATTCCGGTAACGAAATCGGGAAATTTCGATGAATACGAAAAAGCAATCGAATGGTATGTGAATGTTCTGGGCTTCGAGCTCATATGGAAGATGGGCATAGCCAGTCTTAAACTAGCAAACGGGCAAGAAATTTTGCTTTTCGGGGAAGAAGAGGACGAGAACGGTATTTGGTATACAGGAAATGTTAAGCTGCATCCGCACTATTCGATACAATTCACAACGGATAATATCGAACAGCTGCAATCCGATATGATTCGCAGCGGCGTCAAAACGGGGGATATTCTTCAAATAGGCGGGCCTGGCAGAGTCATGATGTTTTTTGATCCCTACGGAAACCGTTTTTGGGCGTCCGAAGAGTAA
- a CDS encoding YjgB family protein, translating into MQNNKALKIVNKLALAALIAVGSTAVISHSDVHAAAADTGLSAQQGSTYIKSIYKLASEGKIPGLNAIAGKTPISAVHYKWGDPEVGGDLKGNHYEVYNFGMGQGAYGFGINKSGVIYDLRNFGQSIDQTKGVKSLTFTSVIKTLGMPKEVRFTGTDKIYVYHPSKAYELKFVGPSKVAKGNIAHIDHINVYAAKANT; encoded by the coding sequence ATGCAAAACAACAAAGCCTTGAAAATAGTCAATAAACTTGCTTTGGCAGCACTGATCGCGGTCGGCTCCACGGCGGTTATCTCCCATTCGGATGTCCATGCCGCGGCAGCAGATACCGGCCTTAGCGCCCAGCAGGGCAGCACATATATCAAGAGCATCTACAAGCTGGCGAGCGAAGGTAAAATTCCCGGATTAAACGCCATCGCCGGCAAAACGCCGATCTCCGCCGTTCATTACAAATGGGGCGACCCGGAGGTTGGCGGCGACCTGAAAGGCAACCATTACGAAGTTTACAATTTCGGTATGGGACAAGGCGCATACGGCTTCGGTATCAACAAATCCGGCGTCATCTACGACTTACGCAACTTCGGGCAGTCCATCGATCAGACAAAAGGAGTCAAGTCGCTGACCTTCACGTCCGTCATCAAGACACTTGGCATGCCCAAAGAAGTTCGCTTCACCGGCACGGACAAAATATATGTCTACCATCCTTCCAAAGCGTATGAATTGAAATTCGTCGGCCCAAGCAAGGTTGCCAAAGGCAACATCGCGCATATTGACCACATCAACGTCTATGCTGCCAAAGCGAACACCTAA
- a CDS encoding spore germination protein gives MLKTEQTDIDALLRLSSQSSDFRTGTISLPNQQLYIAYYNTLIEQKQLQEFVIQPLQQCTLTVIQSLEELREWIPVDECEFTDKIEDIQSKLLKGSVIVRLHETDTVCGLIPLANKRGMRSNNDTENEFSVVGPKVGFVEDIVTNVSLLRAQINIPNLIVKEITIGSMSKTKVAVVYIDGVTNEQNVQTVEQRLKAIDCDVVFDSSELDQIISDNSASPFPLFVSTERRDRVVYALISGQIAVTCDGSPYFITGPSSLFDFFISPEDYYMPWILGSFFRIIRILGVIFSLFASAMYVGVMTYHYEVIPHNLLAPLVFSRLNVPFPPVLEVLFLETTIEFLREAGARLPTKIGQTLGIVGGIIVGQAAVEAALTSNILIIIVSLSALASFTTPIYKMSNTIRFLRFPIILLSAFWGSVGMFIGVCFLIVHITRLQSLGFPYTVPLFPLRIKDLQDSLIRSSFQYTKSRPDYLKPKSKLRYLPKPLKRRMDWDER, from the coding sequence ATGCTGAAGACGGAGCAAACGGACATTGACGCATTGTTGCGGTTATCGAGTCAATCGAGCGATTTTCGAACAGGGACCATTTCTCTTCCGAATCAGCAGCTTTATATCGCCTATTACAATACATTAATCGAGCAGAAGCAGCTCCAAGAGTTTGTCATCCAGCCCTTGCAGCAATGTACGTTAACGGTCATTCAATCTCTCGAGGAGCTTCGGGAGTGGATCCCCGTCGATGAATGCGAGTTTACGGACAAGATCGAGGACATCCAGTCCAAGCTGCTTAAAGGCTCTGTTATCGTTCGCCTACACGAAACGGATACGGTTTGCGGCTTGATTCCGTTAGCCAACAAGCGTGGGATGCGGAGCAACAACGATACGGAGAACGAATTCAGCGTTGTGGGTCCGAAAGTGGGCTTCGTCGAGGATATCGTCACGAACGTTAGTCTATTAAGAGCGCAGATCAATATTCCGAATTTAATCGTCAAGGAAATCACCATCGGCAGCATGTCCAAAACGAAGGTTGCGGTCGTGTATATCGACGGCGTGACGAATGAACAGAACGTTCAGACGGTAGAGCAGCGATTGAAGGCGATCGACTGCGACGTCGTATTCGACTCGTCCGAGCTGGATCAGATCATTTCGGACAATTCCGCGTCGCCGTTTCCTTTGTTCGTAAGCACGGAACGCAGGGACCGGGTGGTGTACGCGCTCATTTCCGGGCAAATCGCCGTGACCTGCGACGGATCGCCTTATTTTATTACGGGTCCTTCAAGCTTGTTCGATTTTTTCATTTCCCCGGAAGATTATTATATGCCTTGGATATTAGGGTCTTTTTTCCGTATCATTCGCATTCTGGGGGTCATCTTCTCCTTGTTTGCATCGGCCATGTATGTCGGGGTAATGACCTACCATTATGAGGTGATTCCGCACAATTTATTGGCTCCTCTCGTGTTTTCGAGACTCAATGTGCCTTTTCCGCCCGTACTCGAAGTGCTGTTTCTGGAAACGACAATCGAGTTTCTGCGCGAGGCGGGTGCCCGCTTGCCCACTAAGATCGGCCAAACGCTAGGCATTGTCGGAGGCATCATCGTCGGACAAGCTGCGGTCGAAGCCGCGTTAACAAGCAACATTCTGATCATTATCGTATCCCTGTCGGCATTAGCTTCCTTTACCACGCCAATTTACAAGATGTCGAATACGATTCGCTTCTTGCGCTTTCCGATCATTCTGTTATCCGCGTTCTGGGGCAGCGTGGGGATGTTCATCGGAGTCTGTTTTTTAATCGTCCACATCACCAGGCTGCAATCGTTGGGGTTCCCCTATACGGTGCCGTTATTTCCTTTGCGGATTAAAGATCTTCAGGACAGCTTGATCCGCTCTTCGTTTCAATATACGAAATCGAGGCCTGATTACTTGAAACCAAAGTCAAAGCTTCGTTACTTGCCAAAGCCTTTAAAACGGCGCATGGATTGGGACGAGAGATGA
- a CDS encoding TolB family protein, giving the protein MKRNVISILESVDVRSGERSVLAEFDYLIEAPNWTRDGKHLIYNSLGRLYAFDLGTGESTVIDSGFAMQCNNDHVLSPDNSHVAVSHHTYEDGQSRIYVFPLEGCNPVLITPMAPSYLHGWSPDGATLAYCAERNGQYDIYTIPVTGGIETQLTDSDGLNDGPEYSPDGKHIWFNSVRTGLMQIWRMNADGSEQLQMTFDESNSWFPHVSPDGETVAYITYRKGDVAPGDHPANKDVEIRLMPSSGGEFRTLVKLFGGQGTINVNSWSPDSGRLAFVSYRLKE; this is encoded by the coding sequence ATGAAGCGTAACGTAATTAGTATCCTGGAATCCGTTGACGTGCGAAGCGGCGAGCGCAGCGTTCTGGCCGAGTTCGATTATTTGATCGAGGCGCCTAATTGGACCCGCGATGGCAAGCATCTCATCTATAACAGCCTGGGTCGTCTTTATGCATTTGACCTTGGCACGGGGGAGAGCACGGTCATCGATTCGGGCTTTGCGATGCAATGCAATAACGATCATGTGCTATCGCCCGATAACTCGCATGTCGCGGTAAGCCATCATACGTACGAGGATGGCCAGTCCCGCATTTATGTATTTCCGCTGGAGGGCTGCAACCCTGTGCTCATTACGCCGATGGCTCCCAGCTATTTGCATGGCTGGTCGCCGGACGGTGCCACGCTGGCATATTGCGCGGAGCGGAACGGTCAATACGATATCTACACGATTCCCGTCACCGGAGGCATCGAAACGCAGTTAACGGATTCGGACGGACTGAATGACGGCCCCGAATATTCACCGGACGGCAAGCATATTTGGTTTAATTCGGTACGCACGGGACTTATGCAGATTTGGCGCATGAACGCCGATGGCAGCGAACAGCTTCAGATGACATTCGATGAGAGCAATAGCTGGTTTCCGCATGTCTCTCCCGATGGAGAGACGGTGGCCTATATTACGTATCGCAAGGGTGATGTCGCTCCAGGCGACCATCCGGCCAACAAAGACGTAGAAATCCGTCTCATGCCTAGCTCTGGCGGCGAATTCCGCACCCTCGTCAAGCTGTTCGGAGGACAGGGAACCATCAACGTGAACTCCTGGTCTCCAGATAGCGGCCGATTGGCGTTCGTTAGCTATCGATTGAAAGAGTAA
- a CDS encoding VOC family protein, with amino-acid sequence MTDRTSTIAKRIDCIYLPAANTEESANWYIEHLDLKLLRPVHENQAQLGISQEQTIFLIKSKEPGNANYTEINGSEQCILTMEVADLEELHSKMKRAGAHVTDIEDNGGCGCNFYAFDPAGNKLDLWSGWPTDPAG; translated from the coding sequence ATGACAGACAGAACGAGCACAATTGCAAAGAGAATAGACTGCATATATTTGCCGGCGGCAAATACGGAAGAGTCGGCTAATTGGTATATCGAGCACCTCGACTTGAAGCTGTTGCGACCTGTGCATGAGAATCAGGCACAGCTTGGCATCAGCCAGGAGCAGACGATATTTTTGATTAAGTCCAAGGAGCCAGGCAACGCGAATTACACGGAAATCAATGGCTCGGAGCAATGCATCCTAACCATGGAAGTCGCCGATTTGGAAGAGCTTCATTCCAAAATGAAACGGGCTGGCGCTCATGTGACGGACATCGAAGATAATGGCGGTTGCGGTTGTAATTTCTATGCCTTTGATCCTGCAGGTAATAAGCTAGATCTATGGAGCGGCTGGCCAACTGATCCTGCCGGTTAA
- a CDS encoding sensor histidine kinase produces MKWTLKKGKKRDLFQYTQKKLTFTYTWLIILFLALFSIIVSIFFIFMAYREQSNSLSSILYATEDDRVVVPDLENSTSGDLYFFYVLDNQGQVLAQSDAIPQLRERNMAVIEKWRPDGDTFRLRWQPEQQRLYGDLIIRTDDRLLFVGAHPIMTTTGPATIYAAKDITFYWDILRNLLLVFVLILIVFIVAAIKLSSSMSKKAMIPIQQSFKQQQQFLADASHELRTPLSIMNTSLDVIELENGDTITPYSKEVVSDMKEEIGRMSRMVQHLLLLARSDAGSAEFEMAAFDIVPKLRQWVLAFEGVAQKKAIKLRTMLPDTLTVKGDPERLKQLVYILLDNAIKYTPEEGKVDVGLDPNPRQWRIIVRDSGIGIAEADQPRIFDRFYRVEKHRSREEGSAGLGLAIAKQIAIAHRASVVLESAPGKGSTFSIEFPV; encoded by the coding sequence TTGAAATGGACGCTTAAAAAAGGGAAGAAGCGCGACTTGTTCCAATACACGCAGAAGAAGCTTACGTTTACCTACACGTGGCTCATCATTCTGTTTCTGGCGTTATTTTCGATCATCGTTTCAATCTTCTTCATCTTCATGGCATACCGGGAGCAAAGTAATTCACTTAGTTCGATCCTTTATGCAACCGAGGACGACCGCGTTGTCGTGCCGGATTTGGAGAATAGCACAAGCGGTGATTTGTACTTCTTCTATGTGCTGGATAATCAAGGGCAAGTGCTTGCTCAGAGCGACGCAATTCCGCAGCTTCGCGAGCGCAATATGGCGGTGATCGAAAAGTGGCGGCCGGACGGGGATACGTTCCGTTTGCGCTGGCAGCCCGAGCAGCAGCGGCTGTATGGGGATCTGATCATCAGGACGGATGACCGGCTGCTCTTCGTAGGCGCGCATCCGATCATGACGACGACCGGGCCTGCTACGATCTATGCAGCGAAGGATATTACGTTTTATTGGGATATCCTCCGCAATCTGCTCCTTGTGTTTGTCCTTATTCTTATCGTTTTCATTGTTGCGGCCATCAAGCTCAGCTCCTCGATGTCCAAAAAAGCGATGATTCCGATTCAGCAATCGTTTAAGCAGCAGCAGCAGTTTCTGGCGGATGCTTCGCATGAGCTGCGGACGCCGCTGAGCATTATGAACACGTCCCTCGATGTCATTGAACTGGAGAACGGGGATACCATTACGCCGTATTCGAAGGAAGTCGTTTCGGATATGAAGGAAGAGATTGGCCGCATGAGCCGCATGGTGCAGCATTTGCTCCTGCTTGCCCGCTCCGACGCAGGCTCCGCCGAGTTCGAGATGGCCGCGTTCGACATTGTGCCGAAGCTCCGCCAATGGGTGCTTGCCTTCGAAGGCGTGGCTCAGAAAAAGGCGATTAAGCTGCGGACGATGCTGCCGGATACACTGACCGTGAAAGGCGATCCGGAGCGGCTGAAGCAACTGGTCTATATTTTGCTGGATAATGCGATCAAGTACACGCCTGAGGAAGGCAAGGTGGACGTCGGTCTTGACCCGAATCCGAGGCAATGGCGGATCATTGTCAGAGACAGCGGCATCGGCATCGCCGAAGCCGATCAGCCGCGCATCTTCGACCGGTTCTACCGGGTCGAGAAGCATCGCTCCCGCGAAGAAGGCAGCGCGGGGCTGGGACTCGCGATTGCGAAGCAGATTGCGATCGCCCATCGGGCTTCGGTTGTACTCGAGAGTGCGCCCGGCAAAGGCAGTACATTTTCGATCGAATTTCCCGTTTAG
- a CDS encoding response regulator transcription factor, with translation MNILLAEDDKKLGKLVKYMLEKKGGYHVDWVENGEDALDYARGSAYDVLILDWMMPLMDGVDVCKRLRGDNYGQAIVLLTAKDSLQDKIFGLDAGADDYLTKPFEMDELLARLRVLARRNFAPRQSDIVTFGPFTLNRTSHQLSRDGAEIQLSPREYQLLDFFLQNTGNVLTREAILNRIWGLGSDVSYKNVDVTVKMLRDKLDASGGETVIHSIRGVGYRFEMDA, from the coding sequence GTGAATATTTTGCTGGCGGAAGATGATAAGAAGCTCGGCAAGCTTGTCAAATACATGCTGGAGAAGAAGGGCGGCTATCACGTCGATTGGGTGGAGAACGGCGAGGATGCGCTCGATTATGCCCGCGGATCGGCTTATGACGTGCTGATCCTGGACTGGATGATGCCGCTCATGGACGGCGTCGACGTCTGTAAACGGCTTCGGGGCGACAATTATGGACAAGCCATCGTCCTCTTGACGGCTAAAGATTCGCTGCAGGATAAAATCTTCGGCCTCGACGCTGGTGCCGACGACTATCTGACGAAGCCTTTCGAGATGGACGAGCTGCTCGCTCGTCTTCGTGTGCTGGCACGGCGGAATTTTGCCCCAAGGCAGTCGGATATCGTAACGTTCGGGCCTTTCACGCTCAATCGTACCTCGCATCAGCTGTCGCGAGACGGCGCGGAGATCCAGCTTAGTCCGAGGGAGTATCAGCTGCTCGACTTTTTCCTGCAGAACACCGGCAACGTGCTGACGAGGGAGGCGATTCTCAATCGCATCTGGGGACTCGGCAGCGATGTCTCCTACAAAAACGTCGATGTGACCGTGAAGATGCTTCGGGACAAGCTGGACGCTTCCGGGGGAGAAACGGTCATTCACAGTATCAGGGGGGTAGGCTACCGGTTTGAAATGGACGCTTAA
- a CDS encoding GerAB/ArcD/ProY family transporter → MRQAATQTLAISPYLIVFVLYASMVEVGILNYQKALVQYAGYNAWMAIPITGIGMHLVIWMIYRICSSNGGTDVIEINQRYFGSWIGRALNAAIVCYFAFGAFITFRVYLALIQYMLFPEINLVFISAIIAILLYYTVSGGFRSIAGLCFWGVLCSFAFVVPLNLLGLNYLHPQNLFPLWNHSAAEQLLSAKSMVFSFTGIETLLIYYPFIQTPEKSKKWAHWTVLLVTVYYLITALLTFMYYSEGQLQKVIWPTLHRVALIKLPLIQRVEYLVISILLVKIMASIALGLWSACRGAKYSLRMNQPVALMLFLSGFLIVVAFVKNEIMIKQMADFYASVGFYFLFAYIPFLFVLTLFKKTPSRNYTKE, encoded by the coding sequence ATGAGACAAGCAGCGACCCAGACATTGGCCATTTCACCCTATCTTATAGTTTTCGTGCTCTACGCCAGCATGGTCGAAGTCGGCATATTGAACTACCAGAAAGCTTTGGTACAGTATGCGGGCTATAATGCCTGGATGGCCATTCCCATAACGGGAATCGGCATGCATCTTGTGATCTGGATGATTTACCGAATTTGCTCCTCGAATGGGGGCACGGACGTGATCGAGATCAACCAGCGATATTTCGGTTCATGGATCGGCAGAGCCCTAAACGCCGCCATCGTTTGTTATTTTGCTTTCGGGGCGTTCATTACGTTCAGAGTGTATCTGGCCCTGATTCAATACATGCTTTTTCCGGAAATCAACCTCGTATTCATAAGCGCAATCATCGCCATTCTATTGTATTACACGGTATCGGGAGGCTTTCGTTCGATTGCGGGGCTCTGTTTCTGGGGCGTGCTTTGTTCGTTCGCCTTCGTCGTCCCGTTAAATTTGCTGGGCCTCAATTATTTGCACCCTCAGAATCTGTTTCCGCTCTGGAACCATTCGGCAGCCGAGCAGCTGCTCTCCGCAAAAAGCATGGTGTTCTCCTTTACGGGCATTGAAACGCTGCTGATTTATTACCCGTTCATTCAAACCCCGGAAAAATCGAAAAAATGGGCCCATTGGACGGTATTGCTCGTCACGGTGTATTACTTGATTACGGCTCTGCTTACGTTTATGTATTATAGCGAGGGCCAGCTGCAGAAGGTGATATGGCCGACGCTGCATAGGGTCGCGCTAATTAAGCTTCCTCTGATTCAAAGGGTCGAATATTTAGTCATTTCCATATTGCTTGTCAAAATCATGGCTTCCATAGCGCTTGGATTATGGTCCGCATGCCGCGGAGCGAAATATAGCCTGCGCATGAACCAGCCTGTCGCATTAATGCTGTTCTTGTCCGGATTTCTGATCGTCGTTGCATTCGTGAAGAACGAAATCATGATCAAACAGATGGCCGACTTCTATGCTTCGGTCGGATTTTACTTCCTTTTCGCTTATATTCCTTTTTTATTTGTACTGACCCTCTTCAAGAAAACACCGTCTCGTAACTATACAAAAGAATAG